The Longimicrobium sp. genomic interval CGCCCGGCGATGGGGCTGCCCACCACCACGTCCTCGGTGCCGCCGTACCGGGAGAGCAGGGCCTGGAAGGCGCCCAGCGCAACCATGAACAGCGTCGCCCCCTCCTGGCGGCCCAGCGCGCGCAGCCGTTCCAGCACCTCGGCCGGGAGATGGACGCGCTCGATCGCCCCCCGGAAGGTCTGCACGGCCGGCCGGGGATGGTCGGTGGGCAGCTCCAGCAGCGCGGGGGCGTCGGCGAGCCGCACCCGCCAGTATCCCAGCTGCCGGTTCAGCGCCTCGCCCTGCAGCTGCTCGCGCTGCCAGGCGGCGTAGTCGGCGTACTGCACCGGCAGCTCGGGGAGCGGAGACTCCCGCCCGTCGCGGTACGCCTGGTACAGCGCCGAGAACTCGCGCGAAAGCACCCCCAGGCTCCACTCGTCGCTGACGATGTGGTGCATCGCCAGCAGCAGCACGTGGTCGTCCTCCGCCAGCCGCAGCAGCGACGCCCGGAAGAGCGGCCCCGCGGCCAGGTCGAACGGCCGTGCCGCCTCCGCAGAGACGCGGCGCCGCATCTCGGCCTCCCGATCCACCTCGGCCAGCGCCGACAGGTCGTCGGCCGCGAGCGCGAAGCCGCCGAAGGGCAGAACCACCTGCACGGGAGAGCCGTTCACCTCCCGGAAAACGGTCCGCAGCGACTCGTGGCGCCGGACGATCTCCCCCAGCGCGCGCTCCAGCGCCGCGGGGTCCGGCGTTCCCCGCAGCCGGAGCGGCCACGACATGTTGTACGAGGTGCCCCCCGGCTCCAGGCGGTCCAGGAACCAGAGCCGCTCCTGCGCAAAGGAGAGCGGAGCGCCGCCGCGATGGTCGCGGGGGACGATGCCCGACGAGCGGACCCGGCCCTTGAGCCTCGCCTGGAGGAGCGCGCGCGCGGCGGGAGAAAGCTCCGGGCGCGGAGACTCGGCCATCTTGTCCACGGACATCTCAGGTTCCTGCAATGGAGTTGGACGCGGCCAGGCCAGCAGCCTCGTCTTCGGGCGTCCCGGGGAGGTCTTCGTCGATCATGCGCTCGATCTCGCCCGCCATGGCTTCCAGCGTGGGCATCGAGAACACGGTGCGGATGGAGATCCGCAGGTCGAGCATGTCCCGGACGCGGGCCAGCAGGCGCATGATGAGCAGCGAGTGGCCGCCCAGCTCGAAGAAGCTGTCGTGCACGCCCACCCGCTCCACGCCCAGCACATCGGACCAGATCTCCGCCAGCACCTCTTCCACCGGCGTCCGCGGCGGCACGTACCGATGCGCGGCGGCGTACTCCGGCGCCGGCAGTGCCTCGCGGTCCACCTTGCCGTTGGGCGTCAGCGGCAGCGCGTCCAGGGAGACGAACGCGGCGGGCACCATGTACTCCGGCAGGGTGCACCGCAGGTGCTCGCGCAGCGCGTCGGCCTGCACCTCTCCCACCACGTACGCCACCAGCCGGAGCTCTCCCGGCACGTCCTCGCGCACCACCACCCGCGCTTCGCGCACCGCCGCATGCGCGGAGAGCGCACTCTCCACCTCGCCCGGCTCGATCCGGAATCCACGGATCTTCACCTGCTCGTCCAGACGGCCCACGAACTCCAGCTTCCGCTCCCCGCGCCACCGCATCCGGTCGCTGGTGCGGTACATCCGCGCACCCGGCTCGGTGGAGAACGGGTCCGGGACGAAGCGCTCCGCCGTCAGCCCGGGGCGGTCCAGGTAGCCGCGCGCCACGCCGGCGCCGCCCACGTACGCCTCGCCGGGCACGCCCCGCGGAACCGGATTCAGGGCACCGTCCAGCAGGTAGATCCGCTGGTTCCCCGTCGCATGTCCCAGCGGAACGGTCAGCGCGTCCTCCCCGACCTGCTCCACCTCTTCGTACAGGCAGAACGTGGTGGTTTCCGTGGGCCCGTACATGTGCAGCAGCCGCTCGGGACCGCCTGCTTTCAGCAGCCGGCGCACGCTGTCGGCGTCCACGGCCTGGCCCCCGAAGAGCACCTCGCGCACGGGCGCGAAGATGTCGGGCTCTTCGTGCGCCAGCTGGTTCACCAGCGCGGTGGTCAGGAAGATCGTGGTGATGCGCTCCTCGCGGAGCGCCTGGCGAAGGGCCGGGGGGGAGAGGAGCACGTCCTGGGGGATGCCCACCAGGGTGGCCCCGTTGATCAAGGCGCCCCAGGCTTCGAAGGTCAGCGCGTCGAAGCCGGCGTTCGAGGCCTGCGCGACGCGGTCGCCCGGGCGCAGCTGCACGTAATCGGTCTCGCGGACGAGCTGGACGATCTGGCGGTGACCCACCATCACGCCCTTGGGCTTTCCCGTGCTCCCGCTGGTGTAGACGATGTACGCCAGGTTCTCCGCAGTCGCCTCGCTCGGAGGCGCATCGACCGGCTCCGACGCGAGCGCGTCCGCGGCGCGGTCCAGGTGAATCACCTCCAGGCCGCGCGTCTCCACCACCCCGTCCAGCTCGCCGCGGCTGAGCAGCACGCGAACGCGGCTGTCGTCCAGCATCAGGCGCAGCCGCTCCGCCGGGAATCCAGGGTCCAGCGGCACGTAGCAGCCGCCGGCCTTGAGCACCGCCAGGATGCAGACGATCAGCTCCACGCCCCGCTCCAGCAGCACGCCCACGCGCTCGTCGGGTCCCACGCCCAAGCGGACGAGGTGGTGCGCCAGCTGGCTGGACCGCGCGTCGAGCTCGCGGTACGTCAGCGACTCATCGCCCCACACCAGCCCCACGGCATCCGGCCGCTCCCGCACCTGCGCCGCGAAGAGCTCGTGCACGCACACGCCGCGAGGGTACGGGCGCTCCGTGCGGTTCCACTCCTCGAGCACCAGCGCGCGCTCGGCATCCCCGAGCAGGTCCAGCCGCGAAAGCCGCACGTCCGCATTCTCGGCGACCTGCTCCAGCACCCGCGCCAGGTGGCCCAGCATCCGCTGGATGGTGGAGCGGTCGAAGAGATCGGTGCTGTACTCCAGCGAGCCGCGGATGCCGCCGTCGTGCGGGACGGCGGTGAGCCCCAGGTCGAATCGGGTGGTCTCCACCTCCGCGGACGCCGCCTCCATCCGCAGCCCCGCGAGGCCAAAGCCGGATCGGTCGACGTTCTGCAGCGCGAACGTCACCTGGAAGAGCGGCGCATGGCTCAGGGAGCGCTCGGGCTGCAGCTCGGCCACCAGCCGCTCGAACGGCACCTCCTGGTGCTCGTACGCGCCCAGAGTGCCCTCGCGCACGCGCCCCAGCAGCTCGCGGAAGGTGGGGTCTCCCGACACGTCGGTGCGCAGCACCAGCGTGTTGGCGAAGAAGCCGATCAGCTCCTCCACCTCCTTGGTCGTCCGCCCGGCGATGGGGCTGCCCACGACGATGTCGTCGCTCCCGCTGTACTTCGAGAGCAGCAGCTGGAAGGCGCCCAGCATCACCATGTACAGCGTGGCGCCCTCGCTCCGCCCCAGCGCCTGGAGACCGTCGAGGAGCGCGCGCGGCAGCTCGAACCGCTCCCGCGCGCCGCGGTGCGACTGCACCGGGGGCCGGGGC includes:
- a CDS encoding amino acid adenylation domain-containing protein; the protein is NPLGVVLPLRAVFEGPTVAELAVRVEEMRRAGLPVLPPIVRVDRDRPLPLSFAQERLWFIDQMEGGSAPYNIPAALRLSGVLDVDALERSLGEIVRRHESLRTVFREVDGGAVQVIVPFDGFALPVDDLSGLPEADREAEVRRRAREDAARPFDLAQGPPIRAALLRVAGEEHVLLLCIHHIVSDGWSSGVLLRELSALYAAYREGSGSPLAELPVQYADFAVWQRAQLADEVLDRQVGWWKERLAGAPALLELPADRPRPPVQSHRGARERFELPRALLDGLQALGRSEGATLYMVMLGAFQLLLSKYSGSDDIVVGSPIAGRTTKEVEELIGFFANTLVLRTDVSGDPTFRELLGRVREGTLGAYEHQEVPFERLVAELQPERSLSHAPLFQVTFALQNVDRSGFGLAGLRMEAASAEVETTRFDLGLTAVPHDGGIRGSLEYSTDLFDRSTIQRMLGHLARVLEQVAENADVRLSRLDLLGDAERALVLEEWNRTERPYPRGVCVHELFAAQVRERPDAVGLVWGDESLTYRELDARSSQLAHHLVRLGVGPDERVGVLLERGVELIVCILAVLKAGGCYVPLDPGFPAERLRLMLDDSRVRVLLSRGELDGVVETRGLEVIHLDRAADALASEPVDAPPSEATAENLAYIVYTSGSTGKPKGVMVGHRQIVQLVRETDYVQLRPGDRVAQASNAGFDALTFEAWGALINGATLVGIPQDVLLSPPALRQALREERITTIFLTTALVNQLAHEEPDIFAPVREVLFGGQAVDADSVRRLLKAGGPERLLHMYGPTETTTFCLYEEVEQVGEDALTVPLGHATGNQRIYLLDGALNPVPRGVPGEAYVGGAGVARGYLDRPGLTAERFVPDPFSTEPGARMYRTSDRMRWRGERKLEFVGRLDEQVKIRGFRIEPGEVESALSAHAAVREARVVVREDVPGELRLVAYVVGEVQADALREHLRCTLPEYMVPAAFVSLDALPLTPNGKVDREALPAPEYAAAHRYVPPRTPVEEVLAEIWSDVLGVERVGVHDSFFELGGHSLLIMRLLARVRDMLDLRISIRTVFSMPTLEAMAGEIERMIDEDLPGTPEDEAAGLAASNSIAGT